The Candidatus Methylomirabilota bacterium DNA window CTCCGGCTCTACGAGGAGACGCCGGCAATCGAAGGCGGCCGGCTAGTCGTGCCGAAGAAGCCGGGCCTGGGCCTGGCGTTCGACCCGGCGGCGATCAAGAAGTACCAGGTGGGCTGAGGCCTCTACGCCGGTTTGGCGGCGCGGAGCAGCGCCAGGTTCTCCTCGATCGTGTCGTCGCCCGTGATCGCGCGGAGCACGACGTCGTCGACTACACCCAGCCACTTCCCGAGCGCTTTCGGGATCTCGTCCGCCTTCTGCGCGGCGATGCACGTGTCGACGGGCTTGACGCCCATGCGCTCGAAGTGGGCGCCGTAGGCCGGGATCGCAGCGTAGCGGCCGCCTTCCTCCGCGAGCTTGTCGCAGGCCTTCGCGCCGAGGGCGATGCGGACGTAGGCGAAGAGGGTGGGGGGCTTCCGTCCCGCCGCCTGGGCGCCGTCGCGCACCCAGCCGGCCGAGACGCGCGCATGCTCGGCAGTCAGCCAGTTGAAGAGCACGCCGTCGGCGATCTCCCCCGCCAGGCGGCACATCTTGGGGCCGAGCGCCGCCACGATCACGCGCGTCTTGAGCTGGGACTTCAACGCCGCCACGCCGTCACGCACGCGGGAGAGCGAGTTCGGGTTCGGGCTGCCGACGCCCAGGAGCAGGCGATCGAGCGGGAGCGCTGTGGCCCGCACACCCTGGACGATCGCCTCGGGTCCCCGCGTGTGGAGCGGAATGACGCCGATGCCGAGCTCGATGCGCTTCGTCTCGCCCGCCGCATGTGCGAGCGCGGCGAGGCCGTCGAACGAGCCTGGGTGATTGACCCAGAAGGAGCTGTACCCGAGCGCTTCGGCTTCCCGCGCCGAGGCGCGGATGATCTCGGGAGTGGTGCCGGCGAACAGGGCGAAGCCGCGTGCCATCACGCCCTCCTCTTGCGGAAACGGGAAAAGTCGGGCTTCCGCTTCTCGAGAAACGCCCGCGCGCCTTCCTGCTGCTCTTCCTTCCAGAACTCCGGTGTGATGGTCAGGCGCCGGACCGCATCCCCCTGCCCGAGAACGTGGTCGAACTCGGCGACGAACGACGCCTTGAGAATCCGGAGGCAGGTGGGTGAGAGCGCCAGCAGCTCCTCGCACCAGCGCCCGACCTCGGCGTCGAGCTCGGCCAGCGGCACCACCGCGTTGGCGAGGCCCCAGTCCAGCGCCTGCTTCGCCGTGTAGCGCCGGCAGAGCATCCACATCTCCCGGGCCCGCTTCTGCCCGATCACATGCGCCAGATAGTTCACGATCGGCCCCCCGGCGGGGCTGCCCACGCGCGGGCCGTTCTGGCCGAACACCGCGTGGTCGGCGGCGATCGTGAAGTCGCAGAAGTATGCCAAGTGGTTGCCGCCGCCGATCGAGTAGCCGTTCACCCGCGCGATGACAGGCTTGGAGCAGCGCGACACGGTCACGTGGAGCATGTACGGCTCGAGCACCTGCCGCTCGAGCCCGCCTTCCTTTTCCCAGTTGACGTCGCCGCCCGCGCAGAAGGCCTTATCGCCGGCGCCCGTGAGCACGACCACGCCCACCTCGTCGTCGACGTTGGCCTCTTCGAACGCCAGCGTCAGCTCCTTGATCGTGTCGCCCGTGAACGCGTTGTACTGCTTGGGCCGGTTGATGGTGATCCGAGCGACGTGGTTCCGGGTCTCGTACAGGACGTCCTTGTAGTCACGCGGCACGATCGGGCTCCTTCCGAAGAGAGAGGGTAGAGGCCACCGCGACCTTATCCCGGAGTGCGGTCGGGCGCAAGCCGGGCCGGTCTCCGGGGTCCTTGACCGGCCCCGCGCCCGGCGCTAAGCTCGGCAGGCTTTCGCCCCTTACCCGTTTCCGCGTAAAGGAGAGCCCGCGATGCAGAAGCGAGCGGCAGTCGAGAGCACCGCTGAAGCCTATCTGGAGCTCCTCGCCGCGCGCGGCGTCGAGTACCTCTTCGCCAACGCCGGGACGGACTTCGCGCCGCTCATCGAAGCGTACGCCAAGCGCGACGCCCAGGGTCAGGCGGCCCCGCGGCCGATTACCGTCCCGCACGAGGTGCCCGCCGTCGCGATGGCCCACGGCTACGCGATGGTCTCGGGACGGCCCCAGGCGGTCATGGTCCACGTGATCGTGGGCGCGGGCAACGCCGTCGGCGGCATCATCAACGCCGCGCGCTCCAACGTGCCGATGCTCATGAGCGCCGGACGGAACCCCATCACGGAGGCCGGACATTCCGGCAGCCGCGACCGGCCCATCCACTGGGCGCAGGAGTCCTTCGACCCGGCGGCGATGGTCCGCGAGTTCGTCAAGTGGGACTACGAACTCAGGAGCGCTTCCGATCTCGAGACCGTGGTGGACCGGGCGCTGACGTTGGCGCAGGCCGAGCCTCAAGGGCCGGTCTACCTCACTCTGCCCCGCGAAGTGCTGGCGGAGCGCCGGGAGACGATCGAGTACGCCGATCCCGCCCGCATGGCGAAGCCTGCCGCGCTGGTGCCGGCTCCGGAAGCCGTGGCCGAGGCCGCGCAGCTTCTCGCGTCAGCGCGGAACCCGATCATCATCGTCAAGGCGGCGGGCCGCGATCCAGGCGCCGTTGCCGCTCTCGTGGCGCTGGCCGAGGCGCTCGGCGCGCCGGTCTTCGACCAGTTCCATACCTACGTCAACTTCCCCCAGGACCACCCGCTCCACGCCGGCTTCGATGCCACGGCCCATCTCGAGGAGGCCGACGCGATCCTCGTCGTCGAGTCCGACGTGCCGTGGCTCCCGCACCTGAAGCGGCCGCGAGCGGAAGCGCGGATCGTCCACCTCGGTGTAGACCCGCTCTTCTCCCGCTACCCGCTCCGAGGCTTCCCGATGGACGTAGCCCTCGCGGGGACTCCGCGCCTCACCCTCCTGGCGCTCCGCGACGCCGTCGCGCGCTGCGTGGACGCCGCCGCCGTCGCGGAGCGCCTGAAGCGCTGGGAGGGCGAGCACGCCCGCCAGCGTGATGCCGCGGCGGCGCGGGCGCGCGCCGCGGAGGCCGACTCGCCCATCGACATGGCGTGGCTCTCGCGCTGCGTGGGCGATCTCGTGGATGACCGGACCATCGTGGTCAACGAGTACGACCTCGACGCGACACAGGCGTGCTTCCGGATACCTGGAACCTATTTCGCCGCTCCGCCGTCGGGCGGGCTCGGCTGGGGACTCGGCGCCGCGCTCGGGGCCAAGCTGGCGGCGCCCGACAAGACGCTGATCTGCTGCGTCGGCGACGGCGCTTACATCTTCGGCGCGCCCACCGCCGCTCACTTCGTGTCTCGCGCGTACAATCTCCCCGTCCTGTTCGTCGTCTTCAACAACCGCACCTGGAACGCGGTCAAGCGCGCCGTCCAGTCCTTTGCCCACGACGGCTGGGCCGTCAGGACCGGCTCCATGCCGCTGACCGCGCTCGAGCCGGCGCCCGACTACGAGCTGGTGTGCCAGGCCTCGGGCGGCCACGGCGAGCGGGTCGAGGACCCGGCGCAGCTCCCCGACGTGCTCAGGCGAGCGCTGCGCATCCTCAAGGAAGAGAAGCGCCAGGTTCTCCTCAACGTGATCTGCAAGAAGCCGTGATGAAGATCTTCGCCACGGGACCGAGCGGCCCGACCGAAGAGCTCGATCCGCTACTCCAAGCCGGCCACGAGGTCATCATCGGCCGCCCGCTCGACCAGCCCGGCCGGAAGGCCTACACGGAAGCGGAGCTGATCGAGGGCGCCCGCGGCGTTGACGTCATCCTCGCTTCACACCTCGAGACCGTCAGCCGCAGCGTCCTCGAAGCCGCGCCGGACCTCCGGCTCGTCATCGTGCCCTTTATCGGAACGGACAAGATCAACCTCGCCGCGGCCTCGAGACTCGGCATCCTCGTCGCCAACAGCCCGACGCCAGAGAACTTCATCGCCGTCGCCGAGGCGACCATCGGTCTCATCCTGATGCTGCTCAAGCGCGTCAAGCACAACGAGGCCAAGCTCCGCCGCGGGGAGTTGGCGCAGCGCCAGGACCGCGGCGAGTTCCTCTTCGGCAAGACGGTCGGCCTCGTCGGCCTCGGCCGCGTGGGCTCGCACGTGGCGCGGCGGCTCCGTAACTGGGATGTGCGCCTCCTCGCAGCCGATCCATATGTGCCGGTGCCCCACGCCGAGGCCCTCGGTGCGACGCTGGTGGATCTCGCCACATTGCTGGGCGAGTCGGACATCGTCTCGCTCCACGCGTCCCTGACCGACGAAACGCGGGGACTCATCGGCGAGAAGGAGCTCCGGCGCATGAAGCCCGGAGCACTCCTCGTCAACACGGCCCGCGGCGAAATGGCCGATGAGGAAGCCGTAGCCCGGGCGCTCGGTGAGGGCTGGATCGCCGGCGCGGCCATCGACGCGTTCGTCAAGGAGCCGCTGGGCCCCGGGAACCCGCTCCGCGGGGTCGATCCCGAGCGTCTCATCCTGACCCCGCACAACGTCAGCCACAGCGAGGCGGGCCGGCGCGCCAATCTCCGCCTGGCATTCGAGCAGATCCTCGCCGCCGGTCGCGGCGAGGCGCCCGTCCACTGCGTCAACCCCGAGGCGATCCCTCGTTGGAGGATCAGGCGATGAGCCAGCTTTCCATCCCCGTTCTCGACGCCGACGGCCACGTCACCGAGTCGTACCAGCAGATCGCGAAGTACCTCGACGAGCCCTGGCGACGGCGGCCGCTCACCTTTCCCCTGTACACCGCCGACGGCTGGGACCGGCGGCTCGTCGACAAGTTCCACGACTGGGCGGGCAACGCCGAGGAGTGGCTGCGGGCGCTCGACAAGGGCGGCATGGAGCTGACGGTGCTTTACCCGACCCTCGGCCTCTTCATGAGCTTCCTCAAGGATCGCGACTGGGCCGTCAGGCTCTGCCGCGCCTACAACACGCTCATGCACGAGGAGTTCATCAAGGTCAGCCCCCGGCTCCAGGCCGTCGCCCTCCTGCCCGTGCAGGATCCCAAAGCCGCCGCGCTCGAGCTGCGGCGCGCCGTCAGCGAGCTGGGCCACGTCGGCGGAATGCTCGCTGCCGACGGCAGCCACCTCCTGGGCGATGAGCGCTTCCTGCCCGTCTACGAGGAAGCCGACCGGCTCGGCGTCATGCTGGGCATACACGCCTCGGGCTCGCATCTCGGCGGCGCC harbors:
- a CDS encoding thiamine pyrophosphate-requiring protein, whose amino-acid sequence is MQKRAAVESTAEAYLELLAARGVEYLFANAGTDFAPLIEAYAKRDAQGQAAPRPITVPHEVPAVAMAHGYAMVSGRPQAVMVHVIVGAGNAVGGIINAARSNVPMLMSAGRNPITEAGHSGSRDRPIHWAQESFDPAAMVREFVKWDYELRSASDLETVVDRALTLAQAEPQGPVYLTLPREVLAERRETIEYADPARMAKPAALVPAPEAVAEAAQLLASARNPIIIVKAAGRDPGAVAALVALAEALGAPVFDQFHTYVNFPQDHPLHAGFDATAHLEEADAILVVESDVPWLPHLKRPRAEARIVHLGVDPLFSRYPLRGFPMDVALAGTPRLTLLALRDAVARCVDAAAVAERLKRWEGEHARQRDAAAARARAAEADSPIDMAWLSRCVGDLVDDRTIVVNEYDLDATQACFRIPGTYFAAPPSGGLGWGLGAALGAKLAAPDKTLICCVGDGAYIFGAPTAAHFVSRAYNLPVLFVVFNNRTWNAVKRAVQSFAHDGWAVRTGSMPLTALEPAPDYELVCQASGGHGERVEDPAQLPDVLRRALRILKEEKRQVLLNVICKKP
- a CDS encoding enoyl-CoA hydratase-related protein, translated to MPRDYKDVLYETRNHVARITINRPKQYNAFTGDTIKELTLAFEEANVDDEVGVVVLTGAGDKAFCAGGDVNWEKEGGLERQVLEPYMLHVTVSRCSKPVIARVNGYSIGGGNHLAYFCDFTIAADHAVFGQNGPRVGSPAGGPIVNYLAHVIGQKRAREMWMLCRRYTAKQALDWGLANAVVPLAELDAEVGRWCEELLALSPTCLRILKASFVAEFDHVLGQGDAVRRLTITPEFWKEEQQEGARAFLEKRKPDFSRFRKRRA
- a CDS encoding LLM class flavin-dependent oxidoreductase, with amino-acid sequence MARGFALFAGTTPEIIRASAREAEALGYSSFWVNHPGSFDGLAALAHAAGETKRIELGIGVIPLHTRGPEAIVQGVRATALPLDRLLLGVGSPNPNSLSRVRDGVAALKSQLKTRVIVAALGPKMCRLAGEIADGVLFNWLTAEHARVSAGWVRDGAQAAGRKPPTLFAYVRIALGAKACDKLAEEGGRYAAIPAYGAHFERMGVKPVDTCIAAQKADEIPKALGKWLGVVDDVVLRAITGDDTIEENLALLRAAKPA
- a CDS encoding amidohydrolase family protein, giving the protein MSQLSIPVLDADGHVTESYQQIAKYLDEPWRRRPLTFPLYTADGWDRRLVDKFHDWAGNAEEWLRALDKGGMELTVLYPTLGLFMSFLKDRDWAVRLCRAYNTLMHEEFIKVSPRLQAVALLPVQDPKAAALELRRAVSELGHVGGMLAADGSHLLGDERFLPVYEEADRLGVMLGIHASGSHLGGAGVDLFPTFIQAHTCSHAFGQMRQLTSVVFEGIPERFPRLRLAFLEAGCGWAPYWMERMDDEYAKRAEEAPALRKKPSEYIRGGSIYFSCEADEWLLPQAVKLVGENQIVYASDFPHWDHSYPGSIDEIKDRGDITDAQKRKILADNTRRLYGLKP
- a CDS encoding NAD(P)-dependent oxidoreductase, coding for MKIFATGPSGPTEELDPLLQAGHEVIIGRPLDQPGRKAYTEAELIEGARGVDVILASHLETVSRSVLEAAPDLRLVIVPFIGTDKINLAAASRLGILVANSPTPENFIAVAEATIGLILMLLKRVKHNEAKLRRGELAQRQDRGEFLFGKTVGLVGLGRVGSHVARRLRNWDVRLLAADPYVPVPHAEALGATLVDLATLLGESDIVSLHASLTDETRGLIGEKELRRMKPGALLVNTARGEMADEEAVARALGEGWIAGAAIDAFVKEPLGPGNPLRGVDPERLILTPHNVSHSEAGRRANLRLAFEQILAAGRGEAPVHCVNPEAIPRWRIRR